In Saccharomyces cerevisiae S288C chromosome VIII, complete sequence, a genomic segment contains:
- the SCH9 gene encoding serine/threonine protein kinase SCH9 (AGC family protein kinase; functional ortholog of mammalian S6 kinase; phosphorylated by Tor1p and required for TORC1-mediated regulation of ribosome biogenesis, translation initiation, and entry into G0 phase; involved in transactivation of osmostress-responsive genes; regulates G1 progression, cAPK activity and nitrogen activation of the FGM pathway; integrates nutrient signals and stress signals from sphingolipids to regulate lifespan), which produces MMNFFTSKSSNQDTGFSSQHQHPNGQNNGNNNSSTAGNDNGYPCKLVSSGPCASSNNGALFTNFTLQTATPTTAISQDLYAMGTTGITSENALFQMKSMNNGISSVNNNNSNTPTIITTSQEETNAGNVHGDTGGNSLQNSEDDNFSSSSTTKCLLSSTSSLSINQREAAAAAYGPDTDIPRGKLEVTIIEARDLVTRSKDSQPYVVCTFESSEFISNGPESLGAINNNNNNNNNNQHNQNQHINNNNENTNPDAASQHHNNNSGWNGSQLPSIKEHLKKKPLYTHRSSSQLDQLNSCSSVTDPSKRSSNSSSGSSNGPKNDSSHPIWHHKTTFDVLGSHSELDISVYDAAHDHMFLGQVRLYPMIHNLAHASQHQWHSLKPRVIDEVVSGDILIKWTYKQTKKRHYGPQDFEVLRLLGKGTFGQVYQVKKKDTQRIYAMKVLSKKVIVKKNEIAHTIGERNILVTTASKSSPFIVGLKFSFQTPTDLYLVTDYMSGGELFWHLQKEGRFSEDRAKFYIAELVLALEHLHDNDIVYRDLKPENILLDANGNIALCDFGLSKADLKDRTNTFCGTTEYLAPELLLDETGYTKMVDFWSLGVLIFEMCCGWSPFFAENNQKMYQKIAFGKVKFPRDVLSQEGRSFVKGLLNRNPKHRLGAIDDGRELRAHPFFADIDWEALKQKKIPPPFKPHLVSETDTSNFDPEFTTASTSYMNKHQPMMTATPLSPAMQAKFAGFTFVDESAIDEHVNNNRKFLQNSYFMEPGSFIPGNPNLPPDEDVIDDDGDEDINDGFNQEKNMNNSHSQMDFDGDQHMDDEFVSGRFEI; this is translated from the coding sequence atgatgaatttttttacatcaaaatcGTCGAATCAGGATACTGGATTTAGCTCTCAACACCAACATCCAAATGGACAGAACAATGGAAACAATAATAGCAGCACCGCTGGCAACGACAACGGATACCCATGTAAACTGGTGTCCAGTGGGCCCTGCGCTTCATCAAATAATGGTGCCCTTTTTACGAATTTTACTTTACAAACTGCAACGCCGACCACCGCTATTAGTCAGGACTTATATGCAATGGGCACAACAGGAATAACATCAGAAAATgccctttttcaaatgaagTCAATGAATAATGGAATATCATCAgttaataataacaacagcaacacCCCTACGATTATTACCACGTCACAGGAAGAAACTAATGCTGGAAATGTACATGGCGATACCGGTGGCAATTCTTTGCAAAATTCTGAAGATGACAACTTTTCTTCCAGTTCTACCACCAAATGCTTACTCTCTTCCACTTCTTCGCTATCAATAAATCAACGagaagcagcagcagctGCTTATGGTCCAGATACCGATATTCCTAGGGGTAAACTAGAAGTTACAATAATAGAAGCACGTGACCTAGTCACTAGATCAAAGGATTCACAGCCTTATGTTGTTTGTACTTTTGAGAGTTCAGAGTTCATTTCTAATGGTCCTGAGTCACTAGGCGCcattaataataacaacaataacaacaacaataatcAGCATAATCAAAACCAGCATattaacaacaacaacgaAAATACCAACCCTGACGCTGCTAGCCAGCAtcataataataacagtGGTTGGAACGGTTCTCAGTTACCATCGATAAAAGAGcacttgaagaaaaaacccCTTTATACACACAGATCATCTTCCCAATTAGATCAGCTAAACTCTTGCTCTTCAGTAACCGATCCGAGCAAACGTTCTTCTAATTCTTCGTCGGGTTCTTCAAATGGTCCAAAGAATGATAGTTCACATCCAATATGGCATCACAAGACAACGTTTGATGTTTTGGGATCTCACTCGGAATTAGATATTTCTGTTTATGATGCTGCCCACGACCATATGTTCTTAGGCCAAGTTAGACTGTATCCAATGATTCATAATTTAGCACATGCTTCCCAACACCAATGGCACAGTTTGAAACCTCGCgttattgatgaagttgTGTCCGGTGATATTTTAATCAAATGGACTTACAAAcagacaaagaaaagacatTATGGCCCACAAGATTTTGAAGTTCTTCGATTATTGGGTAAGGGTACTTTTGGCCAAGTCTACCAAGTTAAGAAGAAAGACACTCAAAGAATTTATGCAATGAAAGTTCTCTCCAAGAAAGTTATtgtcaagaaaaatgagaTCGCCCACACAATTGGCGAAAGAAATATCCTAGTCACGACAGCGTCCAAATCGTCCCCATTCATTGTCGGATTGAAGTTTTCCTTTCAAACACCAACAGATCTGTATTTGGTCACTGATTATATGAGTGGTGGAGAATTATTCTGGCATTTACAAAAGGAGGGCCGTTTTTCGGAAGACAGAGCGAAATTCTATATCGCTGAGTTAGTCCTAGCGTTAGAACATTTACACGATAACGATATCGTTTACAGGGACCTAAAGCCTGAAAACATTCTACTCGATGCCAACGGTAACATCGCTCTTTGCGATTTTGGTCTTTCTAAAGCTGACTTGAAGGATAGAACAAACACATTTTGCGGCACCACGGAATACCTGGCACCAGAATTGTTACTGGACGAAACCGGCTACACCAAAATGGTCGATTTCTGGTCTCTAGGtgttttgatatttgaaatGTGTTGTGGTTGGTCCCCTTTCTTTGCGgaaaataatcaaaaaatgtACCAAAAAATTGCCTTTGGTAAAGTCAAATTCCCCAGAGACGTACTGTCACAAGAGGGGAGGTCTTTTGTAAAGGGTTTACTAAACAGAAACCCCAAACATAGACTCGGTGCCATTGATGATGGAAGAGAACTACGAGCTCATCCATTTTTCGCAGATATCGACTGGGAGGCCTtgaagcagaaaaaaattccacCACCTTTCAAACCTCACCTAGTCTCGGAGACGGATACCTCGAATTTTGACCCAGAGTTCACAACAGCTTCAACTTCATACATGAACAAGCACCAGCCGATGATGACTGCTACCCCGCTATCTCCAGCCATGCAAGCAAAGTTTGCTGGTTTCACCTTTGTTGATGAGTCCGCCATCGATGAACACGTTAATAACAACAGAAAATTCCTACAAAACTCGTACTTTATGGAACCTGGTTCCTTTATCCCGGGAAATCCAAACTTACCTCCAGACGAAGATGTCATCGATGATGACGGGGACGAGGACATCAATGATGGATTCAaccaagagaaaaatatgaacAACAGCCATTCGCAGATGGACTTCGACGGCGACCAACACATGGATGACGAATTTGTCAGTGGAAGATTCGAAATATGA